One segment of Laspinema palackyanum D2c DNA contains the following:
- a CDS encoding ArsR/SmtB family transcription factor: MAVNYSTDKMAGDAQKDSDELECTSEHAIDLENINSLQNQLLKEDKAQRMAEFFSFLGDANRLRIISALALKELCVHELAEIVQMTESAVSHQLRNLKAIRLVSYRKEGRRVYYRLQDNHVVSLYEAVTEHLDEE, translated from the coding sequence TTAACTATTCTACCGATAAAATGGCCGGAGATGCCCAAAAGGACTCCGATGAACTCGAATGCACCTCTGAACACGCGATCGACCTCGAAAATATCAATAGTCTCCAAAATCAGCTATTGAAGGAAGACAAAGCACAACGAATGGCGGAGTTTTTTAGCTTTCTTGGGGATGCCAATCGCTTGCGAATCATTTCCGCCTTGGCGTTAAAAGAACTCTGCGTTCATGAATTAGCGGAAATTGTCCAAATGACCGAATCAGCAGTTTCCCACCAATTGCGGAATTTAAAAGCAATTCGCCTGGTTAGTTATCGCAAAGAAGGACGCCGGGTCTATTATCGACTTCAAGATAATCATGTGGTTAGTCTCTATGAGGCAGTGACGGAACATTTGGATGAAGAATGA
- a CDS encoding metal ABC transporter ATP-binding protein — protein sequence MRMGEAWDGNRRELDVAFTRNYSIVKIENLSVYRGNYPALRDVSFELTSGTNVAVVGPNGAGKSTLVQAILGLIPRSSGQVEIMGRPLEKLGRLRSHLGYIPQTFLFDRTFPISVGEVVGLGWQEREAFSLSRMQRFPWQTNPEKQTAVMSALRRVDALHLRHRAVGALSGGQLKRVLLAYCLVMSRQLLILDEALAGVDVQGEADFYNLLNELKTEQNWTVLQVSHDLNMVSRHCDRVICLNQTLVCSGAPDIALAPQNLLATYGPAFAHYHHDH from the coding sequence ATGAGAATGGGTGAAGCGTGGGATGGTAATCGCCGGGAGTTAGATGTGGCATTTACTCGGAATTACTCGATTGTTAAGATAGAAAATTTGAGCGTTTACCGAGGCAATTATCCGGCCTTGCGGGATGTTTCTTTTGAATTAACATCGGGAACGAATGTTGCCGTGGTTGGGCCAAATGGGGCCGGAAAAAGCACCTTAGTTCAAGCGATTTTAGGGTTGATTCCTCGCAGTTCGGGTCAGGTGGAAATCATGGGAAGACCTTTGGAAAAGCTGGGACGGTTGCGATCGCATCTCGGTTATATTCCCCAGACTTTTCTATTCGATCGCACCTTTCCCATTTCCGTTGGGGAAGTCGTGGGGCTCGGATGGCAAGAACGGGAAGCGTTTTCCCTCTCGCGAATGCAACGGTTTCCCTGGCAGACGAACCCCGAGAAACAGACAGCAGTGATGTCAGCATTGCGGCGAGTGGATGCCTTGCATTTGCGCCATCGCGCAGTCGGTGCTCTGAGTGGGGGACAATTAAAGCGGGTATTACTCGCCTATTGTTTAGTGATGTCTCGCCAATTGCTGATTTTAGATGAAGCATTAGCGGGAGTTGATGTTCAGGGAGAAGCGGATTTTTACAACTTGTTAAATGAGTTAAAAACGGAACAAAATTGGACGGTGTTGCAAGTATCCCATGACCTCAATATGGTTAGTCGCCATTGCGATCGCGTGATTTGTTTAAATCAAACCCTAGTCTGTAGCGGTGCACCGGATATTGCCTTAGCACCTCAAAATTTGTTAGCCACTTATGGACCCGCTTTTGCTCACTATCATCATGATCATTGA
- a CDS encoding metal ABC transporter solute-binding protein, Zn/Mn family yields MVIPKLLSRSLLPLLLLPMAIACREPVAETETDTQLAVSDTPSVNVVATFLPMYWFTRAVTGDSAQVQVLIPPGSDVHEYQARPADVQAIATANILVKNGIGLEEFLENTITNANNPNLQEINASAGIQPLDDNTPVVKAVDSNHDHDHDHDDGHHHDHAEGNPHVWLDPVFAQQQVATIRDGLIAADPANQGIYEANAAAYIQQLEQLDQEFQQTLSQYPNCTFITFHDAYPYLADRYNLQQLAVVSVPDASLSPQDIQKTVQAVQQYQAKALFSEPQVENRVLKTLATDLNLPLYEIDSLESGPLDPQHYLTAMRGNLETIVNACR; encoded by the coding sequence ATGGTGATTCCTAAACTGTTGAGCCGATCGCTTCTCCCACTCCTACTATTGCCGATGGCGATCGCCTGTCGTGAACCCGTTGCTGAGACGGAAACTGATACGCAACTCGCTGTATCCGACACCCCCTCGGTGAATGTTGTCGCCACGTTTCTGCCGATGTATTGGTTTACTCGCGCCGTGACGGGGGATAGCGCACAGGTGCAAGTGTTGATTCCTCCGGGAAGCGATGTCCATGAGTATCAGGCGAGACCCGCAGATGTTCAGGCGATCGCCACTGCCAATATTTTAGTCAAAAATGGTATCGGTTTAGAGGAATTTCTCGAAAATACCATTACTAATGCTAATAATCCCAACTTACAGGAAATTAATGCAAGTGCCGGGATTCAACCTTTAGATGATAATACCCCGGTTGTGAAAGCGGTTGATAGCAATCATGATCATGACCATGATCATGATGACGGACATCATCATGATCATGCTGAGGGGAATCCTCATGTTTGGCTTGATCCCGTATTTGCTCAACAACAAGTTGCCACCATTCGAGATGGTTTAATTGCCGCAGATCCAGCTAATCAAGGCATTTATGAAGCCAATGCCGCAGCTTATATTCAGCAATTAGAACAACTGGATCAAGAGTTTCAGCAGACTTTATCCCAATATCCTAATTGTACCTTTATTACCTTTCATGATGCCTATCCTTATCTAGCCGATCGCTACAATTTGCAACAACTGGCCGTGGTTTCTGTCCCGGATGCAAGTCTGTCTCCCCAGGATATCCAAAAAACAGTGCAAGCGGTTCAGCAGTATCAAGCGAAGGCACTTTTTTCGGAACCGCAAGTGGAAAATCGAGTATTAAAAACCTTGGCAACGGACCTCAATTTACCTTTGTATGAAATTGACTCCTTAGAATCGGGTCCCCTCGACCCCCAACATTATTTGACTGCGATGCGCGGAAATTTAGAAACGATTGTAAATGCTTGTCGGTAA
- a CDS encoding AAA family ATPase translates to MTIERITKGIREATGDRFLLLYGANTSDSFCSEDLILQDIEQVLHRYLKAQGYQRIAFYSGNRKLYFLDTDSRDRALLRPPIPSPVQGQSEIKVTPGPLGRKKRFLGKKDSQQTQETPPNSHPFPSINRPQRMQDRDVLPLLQNFMEDTRQSSAIVFANPEDLRRFELLRQLDGAIVEWSRLLPTNRNLCVFIFHQDTYSELQSFCQQIGLTFLSNLLLNRERSQNLVNICNVGTPTTSEIGHLIQRFRLQHQRPIAWNELQQLTTALTQESKPLKYWHERFLSGSEFSLKQAKREQWTQTMPLPTSVELTEKLRQQVIGHSEAIGTLVKLVRGKIAAQKSPKPLVILLPGPTGTGKTELSKTLASALGTPLERCDMGEYGEEHKVSNLFGSPLGYVGSEQGGWLPNALRRNQQRCILLFDEIEKAHESIWRQLLAFFDEGRASDVNGTVISPKDTICLLTTNLASEAISEASNRAKEILQKTGYLPPEFIGRIDKVIPLSRLELAEQTEMIFRLVKRFAQERYNIEVIVDEPGLTALVRATYEPAQNYGGRGVNEAIADLFTDHLIELQTQNIERSQLRIAGEKMQIVPGDSEQPDLDFAAIAAGSARRNQGTLDSLLNQLDTMIGLSSVKAAMHELVASEQAKQRLRQAGYETDDRMTRHLVFLGNPGTGKTTVAELVGAIFKALGILKKGQLIKVDKPRDSLVAEYVGQTAPKTRAKVEEALDGILFIDEAYALASPRGGGQDYGQEAVDTLLPMLENYRDRLVVIFAGYTQPMQAFLATNPGLQSRIAKIIEFLDYTGEEMLEIFLSYCRTSKPAYRCPPEVQQAVLERLNWMYKMRDCNFGNGRDVRNLFEAMVQLQQVRLIRDNLEGEAMITFAKNDLPPLNLG, encoded by the coding sequence GTGACAATTGAGCGGATTACCAAGGGAATACGGGAGGCAACTGGCGATCGCTTTTTGCTCTTGTATGGAGCAAATACGAGTGATTCGTTTTGTAGTGAGGATTTGATTCTCCAAGATATCGAACAGGTATTGCATCGCTATCTCAAAGCTCAAGGATATCAGAGAATTGCCTTTTATTCCGGCAATCGTAAACTGTATTTTCTGGATACAGACTCTCGCGATCGCGCCTTGTTACGCCCTCCGATTCCCTCCCCAGTTCAGGGTCAATCTGAAATCAAGGTTACCCCCGGTCCTTTGGGACGAAAAAAACGATTTTTAGGAAAAAAAGACTCCCAGCAAACCCAGGAAACTCCCCCCAATTCTCACCCATTTCCCTCAATAAATCGTCCCCAACGAATGCAAGACCGGGATGTGCTGCCTTTGTTGCAAAATTTCATGGAAGATACTCGCCAATCCTCGGCGATCGTCTTTGCGAATCCCGAAGATTTGCGGCGATTTGAACTACTGCGGCAACTGGATGGCGCGATTGTGGAATGGTCGCGGTTATTGCCGACCAATCGCAATTTATGTGTGTTTATTTTCCATCAAGATACTTATTCAGAACTGCAATCCTTTTGTCAGCAAATTGGTCTGACATTTTTGAGCAATTTATTACTCAATCGCGAGCGTTCTCAAAATCTGGTGAATATTTGTAATGTCGGCACTCCCACTACCTCAGAAATCGGCCATTTAATCCAGCGTTTTCGATTACAACATCAACGACCCATTGCCTGGAATGAGTTGCAGCAATTAACCACCGCTTTAACCCAAGAATCTAAACCGTTAAAATATTGGCATGAGCGGTTTTTATCCGGTTCAGAATTTTCATTGAAACAGGCAAAACGAGAACAATGGACTCAGACAATGCCCCTACCAACATCGGTGGAATTGACCGAAAAACTCCGGCAACAGGTGATTGGACATTCAGAGGCGATCGGCACTCTGGTTAAATTAGTCAGGGGCAAAATCGCCGCCCAAAAAAGTCCTAAACCCTTGGTCATTTTGTTACCCGGACCCACAGGAACAGGCAAAACCGAACTGAGTAAAACCCTCGCCTCAGCCCTCGGAACCCCCTTGGAACGGTGTGATATGGGAGAATATGGAGAAGAACATAAAGTCTCCAATCTGTTTGGCAGTCCCCTAGGATATGTCGGTTCAGAACAGGGGGGATGGTTACCCAATGCCTTGCGACGGAATCAGCAACGGTGCATTTTATTGTTTGATGAAATTGAAAAAGCGCATGAGTCTATCTGGCGGCAACTGTTAGCCTTTTTTGATGAAGGGCGCGCCAGTGATGTGAATGGAACGGTGATTTCCCCAAAAGACACGATTTGCTTGTTAACCACCAATTTAGCCAGTGAAGCGATTAGCGAAGCGTCAAATCGGGCTAAGGAAATCTTACAAAAAACCGGCTATCTTCCCCCAGAATTTATTGGACGGATTGATAAAGTGATTCCCCTCAGTCGCTTGGAACTGGCGGAACAGACAGAGATGATTTTCCGGTTGGTGAAACGGTTTGCTCAGGAGCGATATAATATTGAGGTCATCGTTGATGAGCCTGGATTAACGGCTTTAGTCCGAGCCACTTATGAACCGGCGCAAAACTATGGAGGACGGGGAGTTAATGAGGCGATCGCTGACCTATTTACCGATCATTTAATTGAATTACAAACCCAGAACATTGAGCGATCGCAATTGAGGATAGCAGGGGAAAAAATGCAGATTGTTCCGGGGGATAGCGAACAACCGGATTTAGATTTTGCGGCCATTGCTGCGGGTTCCGCACGACGAAATCAGGGGACATTAGACAGCTTACTCAACCAACTGGATACCATGATTGGGTTAAGTTCAGTCAAAGCGGCGATGCATGAATTAGTCGCCAGTGAACAGGCAAAACAACGATTGCGACAAGCGGGATATGAAACCGATGATCGCATGACTCGCCATCTAGTCTTTTTGGGCAATCCCGGAACTGGAAAAACCACCGTAGCAGAACTGGTGGGAGCAATTTTTAAAGCCTTGGGAATTCTCAAAAAAGGACAACTGATTAAAGTGGATAAACCTCGGGATTCATTGGTGGCTGAATATGTGGGACAAACCGCCCCAAAAACTCGGGCAAAAGTAGAAGAAGCGCTAGATGGAATTTTGTTTATTGATGAAGCTTATGCACTCGCATCACCCCGGGGAGGGGGACAGGATTATGGTCAAGAAGCGGTGGATACCCTCCTCCCCATGCTGGAAAATTATCGCGATCGCCTGGTGGTAATTTTTGCCGGTTATACTCAACCCATGCAAGCCTTTTTAGCCACTAATCCGGGTTTGCAGTCCCGCATCGCTAAAATCATCGAATTTCTCGACTATACCGGAGAGGAAATGCTAGAAATTTTCCTCTCTTATTGCCGAACTTCTAAACCTGCTTACCGTTGTCCCCCGGAGGTCCAACAAGCCGTATTAGAACGACTCAATTGGATGTACAAGATGCGCGATTGCAATTTTGGCAATGGACGAGATGTCCGTAATCTGTTTGAGGCAATGGTACAATTACAGCAGGTTCGCCTCATCCGCGACAATCTCGAAGGGGAAGCAATGATTACCTTTGCTAAAAACGATTTACCGCCACTCAATTTAGGCTAA
- a CDS encoding DUF4351 domain-containing protein: MCYDNLLKYWAEKYAQQMASWAFRQSITTPVEVLKTELSVEPIRADSVIFLKSGPEIQHLEFQTRVPQDRQMPIRMCSYSIRLQWQYELPVRQVLIWLLPTSNPAVFETEFRTEFTHHRYQVIRLWEESPEALLENNVLLPLAVLCATENPTELLNQVAQEVDKIEETDLRQEVAACTQILAGLRFDKQLISTMFREEVMRESVVYQDILQKGIAQGLEQGLAQGLKQGLTQGLEQGLEQGLAQGLEQGLTQGLTKGLTQGLAQGEKQGEVAVILRLLHRFCGDLNLEIKSQIKGLNKPQLEELSEALLDFTNLADLQQWLESH; this comes from the coding sequence ATGTGTTATGACAACCTGCTAAAATATTGGGCAGAAAAATATGCCCAACAGATGGCATCCTGGGCCTTCAGACAATCCATTACCACCCCGGTTGAAGTCTTAAAAACTGAACTTTCCGTCGAACCAATTCGGGCGGATTCAGTTATTTTCCTAAAAAGCGGCCCAGAAATTCAGCATTTAGAATTTCAGACCAGGGTTCCGCAAGATAGGCAAATGCCGATCCGGATGTGCAGCTATTCCATTCGGTTACAGTGGCAATATGAACTGCCCGTGAGGCAAGTCTTGATTTGGCTGCTTCCTACCAGTAACCCGGCGGTATTCGAGACCGAATTTCGGACCGAATTCACCCACCACCGATATCAGGTAATTCGGTTATGGGAAGAATCCCCAGAAGCGTTACTAGAGAATAATGTCTTACTGCCCCTGGCGGTGTTATGCGCCACAGAGAACCCCACGGAACTCTTGAATCAAGTAGCTCAAGAAGTGGATAAAATAGAAGAGACAGACCTGCGACAGGAAGTTGCCGCCTGCACTCAGATTTTAGCGGGGTTGCGGTTTGACAAACAGTTAATATCCACCATGTTCAGGGAGGAAGTTATGCGAGAATCCGTAGTTTATCAAGACATTCTGCAAAAGGGTATCGCCCAAGGATTAGAGCAGGGATTAGCCCAAGGATTAAAGCAGGGATTGACCCAAGGATTAGAGCAGGGATTAGAGCAGGGATTAGCCCAGGGATTAGAGCAGGGATTGACCCAGGGATTGACCAAGGGATTGACCCAGGGATTAGCCCAAGGTGAAAAACAGGGTGAAGTGGCGGTAATTTTGCGCCTGCTTCATCGCTTTTGTGGGGACCTAAACCTGGAGATTAAGTCCCAAATTAAGGGACTGAATAAGCCGCAATTGGAGGAGTTGAGTGAAGCCTTATTAGACTTTACCAACTTGGCGGATTTACAGCAGTGGCTGGAGTCTCATTAA
- a CDS encoding DUF4351 domain-containing protein: MRESVIYQDILQKGIAQGFAQGEKQGEVAVILRLLHRFCGPINLEIESRIQSLSKPQLEELSKAFLDFTNLADLQQWLDSH; the protein is encoded by the coding sequence ATGCGAGAATCTGTAATCTATCAAGATATTCTGCAAAAGGGTATCGCCCAGGGATTCGCCCAGGGGGAAAAACAGGGTGAAGTGGCGGTAATTTTGCGCCTGCTTCATCGCTTTTGTGGGCCGATTAATTTGGAGATTGAGTCTCGAATTCAGTCTTTGAGTAAGCCGCAATTGGAAGAGTTGAGTAAAGCGTTCTTAGACTTTACCAACTTGGCAGATTTACAGCAGTGGCTGGATTCTCATTAA